One Streptosporangium sp. NBC_01495 DNA window includes the following coding sequences:
- a CDS encoding FAD binding domain-containing protein encodes MDFLRPATWAEALAAKTDRPEAVPIQGGTDMMVELNFDVRRPAALLDLNRVAELAAWSEEPDGRLRVGAGVTYARLIAELGDRLPGLAQASRTVGSPQIRNRGTVGGNLGAASPAGDSHPPLLAGDAVVEVESAARGVRMIPAADFYLGVKRSALEADELIRAFWTSPASGPQYFSKVGTRNAMVIAVCSFAIALHPGERRVGTGIGSAAPTPRRAVAAEEFLAAELDWEARLDPAVLGRFGELAAGAASPIDDVRGTADYRRHAIAVMARRTLTWAWNEFRSGHFERRAG; translated from the coding sequence ATGGACTTCCTGCGACCCGCCACGTGGGCGGAGGCTCTGGCCGCCAAGACGGACCGGCCGGAGGCGGTACCCATCCAGGGCGGCACCGACATGATGGTCGAGCTCAACTTCGACGTGCGGCGGCCCGCCGCGCTGCTCGACCTGAACCGGGTCGCCGAACTGGCGGCGTGGAGCGAGGAGCCGGACGGCAGGCTCAGGGTCGGCGCGGGCGTGACGTACGCCCGGCTCATCGCCGAGCTGGGCGACCGGCTGCCGGGCCTGGCGCAGGCCTCCCGCACGGTCGGCTCGCCGCAGATCCGCAATCGGGGCACCGTGGGGGGCAACCTCGGCGCGGCCTCGCCCGCCGGGGACAGCCACCCGCCGCTGCTGGCCGGGGACGCGGTCGTGGAGGTCGAGTCCGCGGCCAGGGGCGTGCGGATGATCCCGGCCGCCGATTTCTATCTCGGGGTCAAGCGCAGCGCGCTGGAGGCCGACGAGCTGATCCGGGCGTTCTGGACGAGCCCCGCGAGCGGCCCGCAGTACTTCTCCAAGGTCGGCACCCGCAACGCCATGGTGATCGCGGTCTGCTCGTTCGCGATCGCGCTGCACCCCGGCGAGCGCCGGGTCGGCACCGGCATCGGCTCGGCCGCCCCGACCCCCCGCCGGGCCGTCGCCGCCGAGGAGTTCCTCGCCGCCGAGCTCGACTGGGAGGCCCGGCTCGACCCCGCGGTGCTCGGGCGTTTCGGGGAGCTGGCCGCCGGGGCCGCCTCGCCGATCGACGACGTGCGCGGCACCGCCGACTACCGGCGCCACGCCATCGCGGTGATGGCGCGGCGCACCCTCACCTGGGCGTGGAACGAGTTCCGCTCCGGACACTTCGAGAGGAGGGCCGGATGA
- the pucL gene encoding factor-independent urate hydroxylase, whose translation MSVVLGPNRYGKAETRLVRVVRDGGVHHVKDVTVGSALSGDMEAVHLTGDNAAVLPTDTQKNTVYAFARKHGVAEIEEFAILLARHYVESQPTVHHARVEIEEHFWDRIPVSEETAGERGRHSFVRSGREVRTCAVHHDRDGTTTVVSGLRDLVVLNSTDSEFSGFIEDEYTTLPPTKDRVLATAVSARWRHLPGAAGQGTAYGESYDEVRRHLLGAFAETYSLSLQQTLYAMGERVLNAREEVCEVRLAMPNKHHFLVDLTPFGLDNPNEVFYAADRPYGLIEGSVLRDDAPDARFAWE comes from the coding sequence ATGTCCGTCGTTCTCGGCCCCAACCGCTACGGCAAGGCGGAGACCCGCCTGGTCCGCGTCGTCAGGGACGGCGGCGTCCACCACGTCAAGGACGTCACCGTCGGCTCGGCGCTGTCCGGTGACATGGAGGCGGTCCATCTCACCGGCGACAACGCCGCGGTCCTGCCGACCGACACGCAGAAGAACACCGTGTACGCCTTCGCCAGGAAGCACGGCGTGGCGGAGATCGAGGAATTCGCGATCCTGCTGGCCCGCCACTACGTGGAGTCGCAGCCCACCGTCCACCACGCCCGCGTGGAGATCGAGGAACACTTCTGGGACCGCATCCCGGTGTCCGAGGAGACCGCGGGGGAGCGCGGGCGGCACTCCTTCGTCCGCTCGGGAAGGGAGGTGCGCACCTGCGCCGTCCACCACGACCGGGACGGCACCACCACCGTGGTCTCCGGGCTGAGGGACCTGGTGGTGCTCAACTCGACCGACTCGGAGTTCTCCGGCTTCATCGAGGACGAGTACACCACCCTGCCCCCCACCAAGGACCGCGTCCTGGCCACCGCCGTCTCGGCCCGCTGGCGGCACCTGCCGGGGGCGGCCGGGCAGGGGACGGCGTACGGGGAGTCGTACGACGAGGTGCGCCGCCACCTGCTCGGGGCTTTCGCCGAGACCTACAGCCTGTCGCTGCAGCAGACGCTCTACGCGATGGGCGAGCGGGTCCTGAACGCCCGCGAGGAGGTCTGTGAGGTGCGCCTGGCGATGCCGAACAAGCACCACTTCCTGGTCGATCTCACCCCGTTCGGGCTGGACAACCCCAACGAGGTGTTCTACGCCGCCGACCGTCCCTACGGGCTGATCGAGGGCAGTGTGCTCCGCGACGACGCCCCCGACGCCCGCTTCGCCTGGGAGTGA
- the uraH gene encoding hydroxyisourate hydrolase, with protein sequence MSLSTHVLDAALGRPAAGVAVRLERDGEVLAEGVTDADGRIAGWTCGAGDHRLVFDTGGYFAARAVDAFYPRVSIDFTVADPREHHHVPLLLSPFAYSTYRGS encoded by the coding sequence GTGAGCCTGTCCACCCACGTGCTGGACGCCGCCCTGGGCAGGCCCGCGGCGGGGGTCGCCGTACGCCTGGAAAGGGACGGCGAGGTGCTCGCCGAGGGCGTCACCGACGCCGACGGGCGGATCGCGGGATGGACCTGCGGGGCGGGTGACCACCGCCTGGTCTTCGACACCGGCGGCTACTTCGCCGCCCGCGCCGTGGACGCCTTCTACCCCCGGGTCTCGATCGACTTCACGGTGGCGGACCCGCGGGAGCACCACCACGTGCCCCTGCTGCTCAGCCCGTTCGCCTACTCGACGTATCGAGGGAGCTAG
- a CDS encoding 2-oxo-4-hydroxy-4-carboxy-5-ureidoimidazoline decarboxylase — translation MPNVNSAPPVPGLAAFNALGAEEAEAGLLACCASRAFAREVAASRPYRDLDRLAEVAETAVRGLDWSGVSEALAAHPRIGEPPRAAERPPAAEPSREDGPVAGSAPSGHPGHPEPVAGFASPGHSERRLEHPERHSEREAAWSRGEQAGVDTAGREILDRLAEGNRAYERRFGHIYLICATGLSAGEMLARLTERLGNDEDTERDVVRTELAKITRLRLAKLLGAAA, via the coding sequence ATGCCTAACGTGAACTCCGCGCCGCCGGTCCCGGGGCTGGCCGCGTTCAACGCGCTGGGCGCCGAGGAGGCCGAGGCCGGGCTGCTGGCCTGCTGCGCCTCCCGGGCCTTCGCCCGGGAGGTGGCCGCGTCGCGCCCCTACCGCGACCTTGACCGGCTGGCCGAGGTGGCGGAGACCGCCGTACGGGGACTGGACTGGTCCGGCGTCAGCGAGGCGCTGGCCGCTCATCCCCGGATCGGCGAGCCGCCTCGCGCGGCGGAGCGGCCACCCGCCGCGGAGCCGTCCCGCGAGGACGGTCCGGTGGCGGGTTCCGCGCCGTCCGGCCACCCCGGTCACCCGGAACCTGTGGCGGGTTTCGCGTCGCCCGGCCATTCGGAAAGGCGCCTGGAACACCCGGAGAGGCACTCGGAGAGGGAGGCGGCCTGGTCGCGCGGGGAGCAGGCGGGGGTCGACACGGCCGGGCGGGAGATCCTCGACCGGCTGGCGGAGGGCAACCGCGCCTACGAGCGGCGGTTCGGCCACATCTACCTGATCTGCGCCACCGGCCTGTCGGCCGGGGAGATGCTGGCCCGGCTCACCGAGCGGCTCGGCAACGACGAGGACACCGAGCGGGACGTCGTCAGGACCGAACTCGCGAAGATCACCCGCCTGCGGCTGGCGAAACTCCTGGGAGCCGCCGCATGA
- a CDS encoding deoxyribonuclease IV produces MTSLSPIGGHVSVTGGLAKGGLRYAADIGAEMIQVFVTNPRGWALAAGDPVQDAALLESGVLSFVHASYLVNMGSPSPETLEKSVATVRHNLLRGHAIGAKGVVIHTGSAVSQPRDAALRQLHEHLLPLLEEIPDDGPDLLLESMAGQGGVLCATVQDLEPYLEALDWHPKAGVCFDTCHVFSAGHDLSTSEGVKETLDALHAIAPGRLKLVHANDSKDPCASRRDRHENIGSGHIGAAPFAEMMRHPAVAGVPFCIETPGGAEKHREDIDVLKKLRDT; encoded by the coding sequence ATGACTTCACTCTCTCCGATCGGCGGGCACGTCTCCGTCACCGGCGGTCTCGCCAAGGGCGGGCTGCGGTATGCCGCGGACATCGGTGCCGAGATGATCCAGGTGTTCGTCACCAACCCCCGCGGCTGGGCGCTCGCCGCAGGCGACCCCGTCCAGGACGCCGCGCTGCTCGAATCGGGCGTGCTCTCCTTCGTGCACGCCTCCTACCTCGTCAACATGGGTTCCCCCAGCCCCGAGACGCTGGAGAAGTCGGTGGCCACCGTGCGGCACAACCTGCTGCGCGGCCACGCGATCGGCGCGAAGGGAGTGGTCATCCACACGGGGTCGGCGGTGAGCCAGCCCCGTGACGCCGCCCTGCGCCAGCTGCACGAGCATCTCCTGCCGCTCCTGGAGGAGATCCCCGACGACGGGCCCGACCTGCTGCTGGAGTCGATGGCCGGGCAGGGCGGGGTGCTCTGCGCGACCGTCCAGGACCTGGAGCCCTACCTGGAGGCCCTCGACTGGCACCCGAAGGCGGGCGTCTGCTTCGACACCTGCCACGTCTTCTCCGCCGGGCACGACCTGTCGACCTCCGAGGGCGTCAAGGAGACCCTGGACGCCCTGCACGCGATCGCCCCGGGGCGGCTCAAGCTGGTCCACGCCAACGATTCCAAGGACCCGTGCGCCTCCAGGAGGGACCGGCACGAGAACATCGGCTCCGGCCACATCGGCGCCGCCCCCTTCGCCGAGATGATGCGCCACCCCGCGGTGGCGGGGGTGCCGTTCTGCATCGAGACGCCCGGCGGTGCCGAGAAGCACCGCGAGGACATCGACGTGCTCAAGAAGCTCCGCGACACCTGA
- a CDS encoding LytR/AlgR family response regulator transcription factor: MLRVLAVDDEVPALEEIAYLLRQDPRIEHVSTAVGGVTALQDMVQMIGTGERLDGVFLDIRMPGLDGLDLARLIAGFPNPPRLVFVTAHEECAVQAFELEAVDYLLKPIRADRLAEAVRRLESMTPAAADPVPEDVIPVELAGRTRFVPQQAVWFAEAQGDYVRLHTDEGSYLVRMPLAALERRWAGSGFIRVHRSTLVSVRHVSELRFDGGRVMLRVGTETLPVSRRHTRQVRERLIRQFRDRPAVPGVVRARPLPSAALR; this comes from the coding sequence ATGTTGCGAGTCCTGGCCGTTGACGACGAGGTCCCCGCTCTTGAGGAGATCGCCTATCTCCTCCGCCAGGACCCCCGTATCGAGCACGTCTCCACCGCGGTGGGCGGCGTCACCGCGCTCCAGGACATGGTCCAGATGATCGGCACGGGCGAGCGGCTGGACGGGGTCTTCCTCGACATCCGGATGCCCGGCCTCGACGGCCTCGACCTGGCCAGGCTCATCGCGGGCTTTCCCAACCCGCCCCGGCTGGTCTTCGTCACCGCCCACGAGGAGTGCGCGGTGCAGGCCTTCGAACTGGAGGCGGTCGACTACCTGCTCAAGCCGATCAGGGCCGACCGGCTGGCCGAGGCGGTGCGGCGCCTGGAGTCCATGACTCCGGCGGCGGCCGACCCCGTGCCCGAGGACGTCATCCCGGTCGAGCTCGCCGGGCGGACGAGGTTCGTGCCCCAGCAGGCCGTCTGGTTCGCCGAGGCGCAGGGCGACTACGTCCGGCTGCACACCGACGAGGGCAGCTACCTGGTCCGCATGCCGCTCGCCGCCCTGGAGCGGCGCTGGGCCGGCTCGGGGTTCATCAGGGTGCATCGCAGCACGCTGGTCTCGGTGCGGCACGTGAGCGAGCTGCGTTTCGACGGCGGCCGGGTGATGCTCAGGGTGGGCACCGAGACGCTCCCGGTCAGCCGCCGCCACACCCGCCAGGTCCGCGAGCGGCTCATCCGCCAGTTCCGTGACCGCCCGGCCGTTCCCGGCGTGGTCCGGGCCAGGCCGCTGCCGTCCGCCGCCCTGCGGTAG
- a CDS encoding histidine kinase, whose protein sequence is MSTTGWVLLCAFSTLLGFFLPRPRREHPDRSGGPTDEATFLALHIAAMAAPSLRAGLTRESARKAVRHLRALLGTSAIAVTDTGGLLAWDGAAGCHRDHVPEHARAVLASARPRVVAGDDLTCDTPGCDIRGGVVVPLTVDGRVVGALAAYDTVVSAALARTVIEVARWVSGQLELAEVDSSRRRTMEAEMRVLRAQMSPHFVYNALTTIASFVRTDPDRARELLVEFADFNRYALRRVRDFATLAEELHCVDRYLLLERARFGDRLHVTLRVAPEVLSLSVPFLCLQPLVENAVKHGVAAAGRRGEVRVVVSDAGPEAHISVEDDGLGMSPERTRLLLDGGSPRGDSCGGEEGGIGLAGVDVRFRQIYGEDYGLVVESAPNAGTTVRLRIPKLPRR, encoded by the coding sequence ATGTCGACCACCGGCTGGGTGCTGCTCTGCGCCTTCAGCACCCTCCTCGGATTCTTCCTCCCCCGCCCGCGCCGGGAGCATCCGGACCGTTCGGGCGGCCCGACGGACGAGGCCACCTTCCTCGCCCTGCACATCGCGGCGATGGCGGCCCCCTCGCTGCGGGCCGGGCTCACCCGCGAGTCCGCCCGCAAGGCGGTCCGCCACCTGCGCGCCCTGCTGGGCACCAGCGCCATCGCGGTCACCGACACCGGCGGCCTGCTCGCCTGGGACGGCGCGGCCGGCTGCCACCGCGACCACGTGCCCGAGCACGCCCGTGCCGTCCTCGCCTCTGCCCGCCCGCGCGTGGTGGCCGGAGACGACCTGACCTGTGACACGCCGGGCTGCGACATCCGGGGCGGCGTCGTCGTGCCGCTCACCGTCGACGGGCGGGTGGTCGGCGCGCTCGCCGCGTACGACACCGTGGTGAGCGCGGCACTGGCGCGGACCGTCATCGAGGTCGCCCGGTGGGTCTCGGGGCAGCTGGAGCTGGCCGAGGTCGACTCCTCGCGGCGGCGGACGATGGAGGCCGAGATGCGGGTGCTGCGCGCCCAGATGTCCCCCCACTTCGTCTACAACGCGCTGACCACCATCGCCTCGTTCGTCCGCACCGACCCCGACCGGGCGCGGGAACTGCTGGTCGAGTTCGCCGACTTCAACCGGTACGCGCTGCGCCGGGTCCGCGACTTCGCCACCCTCGCCGAGGAACTGCACTGCGTGGACCGCTACCTGCTCCTGGAACGTGCCAGGTTCGGCGACCGGCTCCACGTCACCCTCAGGGTCGCGCCGGAGGTGCTGTCGCTTTCCGTCCCCTTCCTCTGCCTGCAACCCCTGGTGGAGAACGCCGTCAAGCACGGCGTGGCCGCGGCGGGACGTCGCGGCGAGGTCCGGGTGGTGGTCAGCGACGCCGGGCCCGAGGCCCACATCAGCGTGGAGGACGACGGCCTGGGCATGTCGCCCGAGCGGACCAGGCTGCTCCTGGACGGTGGCTCCCCGCGGGGGGACTCCTGCGGGGGCGAGGAGGGCGGGATCGGGCTGGCCGGAGTCGACGTGCGGTTCCGCCAGATCTACGGCGAGGACTACGGCCTGGTCGTGGAGAGTGCCCCGAACGCGGGCACCACGGTGAGGCTCCGCATCCCCAAGCTCCCCCGTCGGTAG
- a CDS encoding molybdopterin-dependent oxidoreductase — MGETARGVMVEQSEPSEESRLPPGQYVPRGRPVIHYGRVPTFRPATWQLHVMGATASGEQHRFTWPQFSELPRTTIVADFHCVTKFSIMGNEWNGVSTATLMEIAPPAPGVRHVMIWGEYGYSANIRIGDFIRSQTMFAMEFDEKPISPERGFPVRMIVPHLYAWKSVKWVRAVEYLLEDKRGFWEERGYHNIADPWREQRYSYQEEAGEGPP; from the coding sequence ATGGGGGAAACGGCGAGGGGAGTGATGGTGGAGCAGTCCGAACCTTCGGAGGAGTCCCGCCTGCCCCCGGGCCAGTACGTCCCCCGGGGCAGGCCGGTCATCCACTACGGCCGGGTGCCCACGTTCCGCCCCGCGACCTGGCAACTGCACGTCATGGGGGCGACCGCCTCGGGCGAGCAGCACCGCTTCACCTGGCCCCAGTTCTCCGAGCTGCCGCGCACCACGATCGTGGCCGACTTCCACTGCGTCACCAAGTTCTCGATCATGGGCAACGAGTGGAACGGGGTGTCCACGGCGACGCTGATGGAGATCGCCCCGCCCGCGCCCGGCGTGAGGCACGTGATGATCTGGGGCGAGTACGGCTACAGCGCCAACATCCGCATAGGCGACTTCATCCGCTCCCAGACGATGTTCGCGATGGAGTTCGACGAGAAGCCCATCTCCCCGGAGCGTGGTTTCCCGGTGCGGATGATCGTCCCGCACCTGTACGCCTGGAAGAGCGTCAAGTGGGTCCGCGCCGTGGAGTACCTGCTGGAGGACAAACGCGGCTTCTGGGAGGAGCGCGGCTACCACAACATCGCCGACCCCTGGCGTGAGCAGCGCTACTCCTATCAGGAGGAAGCGGGCGAAGGCCCGCCGTGA
- the aroF gene encoding 3-deoxy-7-phosphoheptulonate synthase codes for MVIVMGPGATREDVEAIVEIIGAAGGEAFVSRGVSRTIIGLVGDIAQLATLDLRGMPGVADVMRVSAPYKLVSRDNHPERSVVRVGGVPIGPGTVTLIAGPCAVETPRQTLEAALMAKAAGATLLRGGAYKPRTSPYAFQGLGEAGLRILADVREQTGLPIVTEVVDADDVELVASYADMLQVGTRNAQNFALLQAVGAAGKPVMLKRGMSATIEEWLMAAEYVAQRGNLDIVLCERGIRTFETATRNTLDVSAVPLAQRLSHLPVIVDPSHSGGHRDLVLPLTRAAIAAGADGVIIDVHPHPEQALCDGPQALVDGDLDELAQVMEHLPPLLGKVAAGDLLSPA; via the coding sequence ATGGTCATCGTCATGGGTCCCGGCGCCACGCGGGAGGACGTCGAGGCGATCGTGGAGATCATCGGCGCGGCGGGCGGCGAGGCGTTCGTCAGCCGGGGCGTGAGCCGCACGATCATCGGCCTGGTCGGCGACATCGCCCAGCTGGCCACCCTCGACCTGCGGGGGATGCCGGGGGTGGCCGACGTGATGCGGGTGAGCGCGCCGTACAAGCTGGTGAGCCGCGACAACCACCCCGAACGGTCCGTCGTCCGCGTCGGCGGCGTGCCGATCGGGCCGGGCACGGTCACCCTGATCGCCGGGCCGTGCGCGGTGGAGACCCCGCGGCAGACCCTGGAGGCCGCCCTGATGGCCAAGGCGGCCGGGGCCACCCTGCTGCGCGGCGGCGCCTACAAGCCCCGCACCTCCCCGTACGCCTTCCAGGGGCTCGGCGAGGCGGGCCTGCGCATCCTCGCCGACGTGCGCGAGCAGACCGGGCTCCCGATCGTCACCGAGGTCGTCGACGCCGACGACGTGGAACTGGTGGCCTCCTACGCCGACATGCTCCAGGTCGGCACCCGCAACGCGCAGAACTTCGCGCTGCTGCAGGCCGTCGGCGCGGCGGGCAAGCCGGTGATGCTCAAGCGCGGGATGAGCGCCACCATCGAGGAGTGGCTGATGGCCGCCGAGTACGTCGCCCAGCGCGGCAACCTCGACATCGTGCTGTGCGAGCGCGGCATCCGCACCTTCGAGACCGCCACCCGCAACACCCTGGACGTCTCGGCGGTGCCGCTCGCCCAGCGGCTGTCGCACCTGCCGGTGATCGTCGACCCGTCCCACTCCGGCGGGCACCGCGACCTGGTCCTGCCGCTCACCCGCGCGGCCATCGCGGCCGGCGCCGACGGCGTGATCATCGATGTCCACCCGCACCCCGAGCAGGCCCTCTGCGACGGCCCCCAGGCGCTGGTCGACGGCGACCTGGACGAGCTCGCCCAGGTGATGGAGCACCTCCCGCCGCTGCTGGGCAAGGTCGCCGCCGGTGACCTCCTGTCCCCCGCCTGA
- the thiI gene encoding tRNA uracil 4-sulfurtransferase ThiI — MTMSALGEPCVLLKLGEVVLKGNNRELFERRLQANIKAALKDVGVKVDVRQRHGVIALFLPDGSGAEIADAVAERVSYVPGLVWVHRAWRVEKDPSAITKAAIELLADRDDVRRGVSFAVRSRRRDKRFPLTSMELDRSVGGELNDIYGLPVDLKRPELVVSIEVDRDEAFVFTGGQPGQGGLPVGTSGRGLVLMSGGIDSPVAAYRMMRRGLRVDFLHFSGIPFTTSESIYKAYALVRALDKFQGGSRLWVVPFGKAQQSIKASGQDRLAIITQRRLMLKTGEEVARRLRAGALVTGDSLGQVSSQTLQNITAQDDAVDMPILRPLIGLDKTEIMAEARRIGTLAISELPDEDCCTLLAPRRAETAAKIVDLKKIERRLDAEELAVQLAGSLQEYKLDA, encoded by the coding sequence ATGACCATGTCCGCCTTGGGCGAGCCCTGCGTTCTGCTCAAACTGGGCGAGGTCGTCCTCAAGGGCAACAACCGCGAGCTCTTCGAGCGCAGGTTGCAGGCCAACATCAAGGCCGCCCTGAAGGACGTCGGCGTCAAGGTCGACGTACGGCAGCGCCACGGTGTCATCGCGCTCTTCCTGCCGGACGGCAGCGGCGCCGAGATCGCCGACGCGGTCGCCGAGCGCGTCTCGTACGTCCCCGGCCTGGTCTGGGTCCACCGCGCCTGGCGGGTGGAGAAGGACCCCTCGGCGATCACCAAGGCCGCCATCGAGCTGCTGGCCGACCGCGACGACGTCAGGCGCGGTGTCTCCTTCGCGGTCCGCTCCCGCCGCCGCGACAAGCGTTTCCCGCTCACCTCGATGGAGCTGGACCGCTCGGTCGGCGGCGAGCTCAACGACATCTACGGCCTGCCGGTCGACCTGAAGCGGCCCGAGCTGGTCGTCTCCATCGAGGTCGACCGCGACGAGGCGTTCGTCTTCACCGGCGGGCAGCCGGGCCAGGGCGGGCTGCCGGTCGGCACCAGCGGCAGGGGCCTGGTGCTGATGTCCGGCGGCATCGACTCCCCGGTGGCCGCCTACCGGATGATGCGCCGCGGCCTGCGGGTCGACTTCCTGCACTTCTCCGGCATCCCCTTCACCACCTCCGAGTCCATCTACAAGGCGTACGCGCTGGTCAGGGCCCTCGACAAGTTCCAGGGCGGGTCCCGGCTGTGGGTCGTCCCCTTCGGCAAGGCCCAGCAGTCGATCAAGGCCTCCGGGCAGGACCGCCTAGCGATCATCACCCAGCGGCGCCTGATGCTGAAGACCGGTGAGGAGGTCGCCCGCCGCCTGCGCGCCGGGGCACTGGTCACCGGCGACTCCCTGGGACAGGTCTCCTCGCAGACCCTGCAGAACATCACCGCCCAGGACGACGCCGTCGACATGCCGATCCTGCGTCCCCTCATCGGCCTCGACAAGACCGAGATCATGGCCGAGGCCCGCCGCATCGGCACCCTGGCGATCTCCGAGCTGCCGGATGAGGACTGCTGCACGCTCCTGGCCCCCCGCCGGGCCGAGACCGCCGCGAAGATCGTCGACCTGAAGAAGATCGAGCGCCGCCTCGACGCCGAGGAGCTCGCCGTCCAGCTGGCCGGGTCCCTGCAGGAGTACAAGCTCGACGCCTGA
- a CDS encoding response regulator transcription factor: MVVDDHPMWRDGVARDLAEAGYEVVATVGEGWQAVRVAAAVRPELVVLDLQLPDLPGVEVARRLAASEPPPRVLVLSASGEQEDVLEAIKAGASGYLLKSASKEEFLDAVRRTAGGDAVFTPGLAGLVLGEYRRLAARPAPEATPRLTERETEVLRLVAKGLSYKQIAERLVLSHRTVQNHVQNTLNKLQLHNRVELVRYAIEQGLDGS, from the coding sequence ATGGTGGTGGACGACCACCCGATGTGGAGGGACGGGGTGGCCAGGGATCTGGCCGAGGCCGGATACGAGGTCGTGGCCACGGTCGGGGAGGGGTGGCAGGCGGTCCGGGTGGCCGCGGCGGTCCGGCCCGAGCTGGTCGTGCTCGACCTGCAACTGCCGGACCTGCCGGGGGTCGAGGTGGCCAGGAGACTGGCCGCTTCGGAGCCGCCGCCCCGGGTGCTGGTGCTGTCGGCCAGCGGTGAGCAGGAGGACGTACTGGAGGCCATCAAAGCGGGCGCATCCGGATATCTCCTGAAATCCGCGAGCAAAGAGGAGTTCCTCGACGCGGTCAGGCGCACCGCCGGGGGCGACGCGGTGTTCACCCCCGGCCTGGCGGGACTCGTCCTGGGGGAGTACCGCAGGCTGGCCGCCAGGCCCGCGCCCGAGGCGACGCCCCGCCTGACCGAGCGGGAGACCGAGGTGCTCCGCCTGGTCGCCAAGGGCCTGTCGTACAAGCAGATCGCCGAGCGTCTCGTGCTCTCCCACCGGACGGTGCAGAACCACGTCCAGAACACGCTGAACAAGCTTCAGCTCCACAATCGGGTGGAACTGGTCCGCTACGCGATCGAGCAGGGCCTCGACGGGTCGTAG
- the macS gene encoding MacS family sensor histidine kinase, which yields MTGIEGSFWRAVAVFRVASLAYAAVLLIRAGGYAHPATGWLVIGVMALWTVATIFAYSVEEFRGRPLLAADMLVTVGCLLATPAVQGVYQQGSLPVTGTWMGGAVLAWGVYGGRRLGAVAALIVSLADLWLRGVPGGGFEMLPINGTVLLFLAGVVVGHVARLAKQAEERMQQAIELEAAGRERERLARGIHDSVLQVLALVQRRGQEIGGEAAELGRLAGEQEAALRELVRFRPETSALGTADLCALLHRYGSATVTVSAPATPLTLPAATAAEMAAAVGAALDNVARHCGARAPAWVFAEGDGGLVTVTVRDEGPGIAPGRLEEAAADGRLGVAQSIRGRIADLGGTVTVISGPGRGTEIEMSVPVG from the coding sequence GTGACGGGAATCGAGGGTTCGTTCTGGCGGGCGGTCGCGGTTTTCCGGGTCGCGTCCCTCGCGTACGCGGCGGTCCTGCTCATCCGCGCCGGGGGGTACGCCCATCCGGCGACCGGCTGGCTGGTGATCGGCGTCATGGCGCTGTGGACCGTGGCGACGATCTTCGCCTACTCCGTCGAGGAGTTCCGCGGCCGGCCGCTGCTCGCCGCCGACATGCTCGTGACCGTGGGCTGCCTGCTCGCCACCCCGGCCGTGCAGGGCGTCTACCAGCAGGGCAGCCTGCCGGTCACCGGCACCTGGATGGGCGGGGCGGTGCTCGCCTGGGGGGTGTACGGCGGGCGGCGGCTGGGGGCCGTGGCCGCGCTGATCGTCTCGCTCGCCGATCTGTGGCTGCGCGGCGTCCCCGGGGGTGGCTTCGAGATGCTGCCGATCAACGGCACCGTCCTGCTCTTCCTCGCCGGGGTGGTCGTCGGGCACGTGGCCCGGTTGGCCAAGCAGGCCGAGGAGCGCATGCAGCAGGCGATCGAGCTGGAGGCGGCCGGGCGGGAGCGGGAGCGGCTCGCCCGGGGGATCCACGACTCGGTGCTTCAGGTGCTCGCGCTGGTCCAGCGGCGCGGGCAGGAGATCGGCGGTGAGGCGGCCGAGCTGGGCAGGCTCGCGGGCGAGCAGGAGGCAGCCCTGCGCGAGCTGGTCAGGTTCAGGCCGGAGACGTCCGCCCTCGGCACCGCCGACCTGTGCGCCCTGCTGCACAGGTACGGCTCGGCCACGGTCACCGTCTCCGCCCCGGCGACCCCGCTGACCCTGCCCGCGGCCACCGCGGCCGAGATGGCCGCCGCGGTCGGGGCCGCCCTGGACAACGTCGCCCGCCACTGCGGGGCGCGGGCGCCCGCCTGGGTCTTCGCCGAGGGCGACGGCGGGCTGGTCACCGTGACCGTCAGGGACGAGGGGCCGGGCATCGCGCCCGGACGCCTGGAGGAGGCCGCCGCGGACGGGCGGCTCGGCGTCGCGCAGTCCATCCGGGGCCGCATCGCCGACCTCGGCGGTACGGTCACCGTGATCTCGGGGCCCGGCAGGGGCACCGAGATCGAGATGTCGGTGCCGGTCGGTTAG